The DNA region TCATTgctaaaacaaaaaattgttacgTTAACAACATCTGAAGAATATTTCTGACAAATTTCAAACTTAtctaattttcgagttgccaaaCATCCCTTGTGAGTATTTTTAAAGTGTTTTCATTCTTCGAGCTTGACGAAGTGCCccttgaaattttttcaaaattgattaaaGATCAATTCGTTAAGATTGATTAAATATTGATGGACTTTCACATTCAGGTTCACTTAAGTACGTTTTCTTCAACGACAAGTCTATCATCTACGAACTGAAGCGTTCCAACCCCATGGTGCACTATATCGGTGTACTAGAACCTGAATACTACGAGGCAGACGTTGATGTGATCCCCATAACGTACCCGTTCGCTGGCAGCCATATTTGGTGGCCCATCGCGCAAACCGACTCCCTCAAGTTGAACTTCGACTTCAAAAGTTCGAAGCCTGTAGCGGTGGTCGCATCTGGGGACGTGAGAAGTAACCGTGGCCTTGGATACTGGGAGGTAACTCACTACAATTATTATACTAAAACTATTATCAAACGACCACTTCATTTTGGTCTCCCTATACAAGAAAAAGCACAATGATCAATCCCCACAGCTGACCGTTTCGATTGAATGGACCCCAACAGTTTTACTCAAATGTGCCATTATACAGGGCGTCCCAAAAATGTTGTAGGTGCTTGAAATGAACGAATCGTAGGGTgatttaaaataactttttcggagaacattttcgctaaagaaaaagttgtttcaaatcaccccatcAGTCACCCCTTTCAACCACCTAGAACATTCTTGAGACATCCTGTACTCACCAAACTGGCTGAAGATTGTAAGCTTGTGCTGCTAGCCCAGAAGTCGCTAACCATCCATCAAATCTCTGCCCAGCCTACCAGGCAACCCGACTAACACAAGCCACTAACTCGTGTGTCCTCAGCTGCGCCTGGTCAACGACGAAATCCGTTTCCAACTGATCCCAGTGGTGTCCGAGAACATTACGGTCTCAGCGGCCGTTAAGTTTCCACCTTACAACACATCCTGGCACGCGGTTGAGCTCAACTACACTAAAGGGGAACTGAGTGTCCTGGTGGACTACAGGAACAAGCAGAGCAAGCTGTTCTCCATGACGTTTGAGCTGGGCGACAAAGTGATCATCGGCAGCGGGAAGAGCAATGCAGGTAAGTCCGAGTCCTAACAGAATCAGAAACCATGTGGACGCCATGCTTCTCGACAGGCCTGGTCGGCTGTATGCGCGAGATACGAGTGAACGACGAGAGAATAGAGCCCAGATACGTGGTGAACACCGAGAGGGTGATCGGAGAAGTGGCTCTGGACAACTGCCAGTTCGTGGACCCCTGCACCAGGCCCAACACTTGCGAGCACGGGGGCAAGTGTTCGGTGAAGGAGGACAGAATCACCTGCGACTGTACCGACACTGGCTATATCGGTAAAAATTGTCACTTCGGTGAGTGAACGGTGGATATCGTTGAATAAATCGGAGACTACCATTCAGCAACGCAAGGAGATTATGTACGTCGCCTGGTCCTTTTCAGCTCAATACAGAAAGACCTGCGAGGAACTAGCTTTACTAGGCTACACCCAAGACGACGTCTACAAGATCGACATCGATGGAAACGGCAGGTTCCCGCCTGCCCTCGTGAAATGCGAGTTCCAGTCCATCGAGGACTCGACCAAGACGATAGTGGAGCACAACCTGCCGTCCCAGGTGGACGTCAGGTCCATCGCTGAGTCTGATTTCTCGTTCAACATCAAGTACAGACAGTTCACCGCGGAGATGCTCCAGGAACTGATCTCGCACTCGCTGTACTGCAGCCAGTACGTGAAATACGATTGCTACAAGGCTCCCCTGGAGTTGCACAGCGCCACGTGGTTCCTCAGTTCCAAGGGAACCACCGTGGACTACATCGGGAACGTCAACAGGGGGTCTTGCCCGTGTGGAAGTGAGTGCTGATACCCTCGATGATGTTAACAGTCTTTTAGCTTTTTACTGTGGGTTCTAATAGATACTGGCTTTCTTAATCGCTACTTGTGGCATTGCGCAGTGAACAGGACCTGCGTCGACCCGAATCTGAGTTGCAACTGTGACGTTTCCGCTGGAACCGCTGGCAAGTGGCTGTCTGACGAAGGCTACTATGAAACACCGGATTCCTTGGGCATCACGGGGATGGTGTTCTTGCAACAGAGGGAACTCGAAGAGGATGCTCAGGGGCGGATTACTTTGGGGCCACTGGAGTGTGTTGAAACGAGTGAGTGGTCTTATCAGTTGAAAGAGGGAATTGCAGCAGTGCCCTGTTAGGTGGTCGTCGCTAGccccaccacttcttggaactAGCTTCCTACCGATTTAAGACCTCCCTATCTCATACCGGGTATCGATATCTTATTCACACTTAATATTTCTCACTCTCTTACTCGAGTTCTTGGAAGATCCCTCCCCAGATAGATTACTAGATATGTTCGCGCACCCCGGTCAGGAAACTTCAACTGAACTCCACTGTTCCAACTTTTCAGACACGCAGAAGTACGTGGTCACATTCACGACGTCGCAATCCTACATCGAAGTGCCTGGTTGGAGAAAGGGTGACATAGCCTTCAGCTTTCGAACGACAGGCGAGAAAGCCATCCTGCTGTACCAACCGCCCATCAGAAGCAACTATCCCTCATTCATGGTGGCGCTCACCTCCGAGTATCGTTTGACCTTCAACTTCACCCTCAACACTGGCACCATCAGGGAGCTGGAGGTGAAGAGCAGAAGGAAATTGAACAACGGCGAGTGGCAGAAGATCTGGATCGACTACAACGACTATCACGTCAGGTTCATGATCAACACTGACTTCCAAATGGTAGACCTGCTGCCTGAGGAGGAGTTCGGGCCGTTTGAGGGCTCCATGTTCATAGGTGGAGCTACTGCGTGAGTACTTTTTGTGGAAATACTAGGTACATCAATGGGGAAGCGATCTTGACAGAAATTAGCAAGGAGGAAGATTTGGTTACtgagtaattattttctagaTACTTCATACCGCATAGGAGCCAAAGCCCCCAAGGGTGCAAGTCCCTATCATCCCTTTTCTAATAAACACAAGGACCTACTTCCCCCGTGTTTCGGAGATATCTGATATACTGTCGAATCATAACTACGACTTGATTTAAAAGACCAAAGGGAATCCCAACCCATGCATACTTCTATGAAGCAGAGAGAGGATTCCCCTAGTCTAACCCAGACTTCTGACTTCCTCGTTACTCCATTAAGCCTGCATAGGGCTGTTACGATCACAGAAAGCACCCAGTCGAGACTCTTGCAAGGTCTCAGCACTGGTGAGCCAGCTCGGGTACCCCGGGATCGCCGGTTCCCGTCTTGGATACCTGTTTTTGGGGTATAATCACCCATAGAACAAGCCTCAAGCACTTAGTGTTTTCTCCTACGCGATTTTGCACATTTCACATGTGAGCTATTATTCCTCAGGGAACACTTGAGAACTTCGTCAGTTCGTCAAGGTCTCATCGGCTGTTTCCGCGGTCTGGTAGTGAATGGCGAGATCCTGGACATTCACAGCTACATGTCCGTCCACCTGTCCGAGATTATCAAGGACTGCAAGCCCTCCTGCCAACCGAACAAGTGCCAGAACGGTGCCAGGTGCGTAGAACTCTGGAGCAACTTCGAGTGCGTCTGCGAGAACAGATGGGCTCACCTTGGCACCTATTGCGAGAGGAGTAAGCTTCTGCACCAAATTTCGAGTAACCGGCGTGACAATTCGTTCCCCGATTAACGAGGCCCCATTTCCCTCAACCAGACATCAACAGCAAGGCGCTGACGTTCACGTCGCAGGGGGCCTACCTGAAGAAGAACTACTTTGGCacggacgaagaggacgaagagaaaCTGCTGCTCAAGAGCATACTGTTGCAGAACATACTGATCAACCTGAGGACCTACGACACTCATTCATTGATCCTGTACGCCAACGATCACCTGAATAACTTCGCTCACCTCTACATCTCAAACGGGACGAGTATAGTCTATCTATTCAACGCTGGCAATGAGATCAAGAACATCACCATGGAGTATCCAGGTAATCGAGGATGCCCTATCTCAAACACCCACTTTGAAGTCTTTATCTAACCACAATACACCTGGTCCAGACGTGAACACAGGGATCTCCGTGCAGATCGCGATAATTCGAAACGAGAAGTCGACAACCCTACACGTGAACGAGTACAACATCACCGTGAACGCCACGCCTGTGCTACTGGACACGTACTCGAACAAGCCTTGGGTAAATCCAGAGAAGGAAGTGCTGGCGCCTCAGAGGCCACCAGCACCGCCTACTAGCTACTTCCAGGTGAGACTTTGGCCTTTCAAGTCGAACCGAATGTACGCAATGATCAGCGATCTTACATAGGTGAATCTAGGGGGCTTCGACACGGACGACCTGCTGAGGGTCGGCAAAGAGGGTGTGCTGATAAAGGGCTACGTTGGCTGTCTACGCGGGCTGATGATCGGGGAGTATCTGGTGGACCTGCCGAGCCTGGCTAACGAAGCGAATCACGAGGGGAGCAAGGGGGTACTTCCGAACTGCCAGATGAAGTGTGACGCTGTGCCTTGCAAGAACCTGGGGATCTGCACGGAGGATTTCGGTAGACAGGAGTCATCGTGCAACTGCGAGCTGACGTCCTATTTTGGGGAACACTGTGCTGATGGTACGTACTCAGACGTTTAAAGGGGAATTGTAGTTCGAGTCGCTTGCACCAGCTAGATGATCCAACCAGGCTAGCTATCAGAGCTTTAACAACTTTCGTGTTCACTAACGTGAAGTTTGCATGGTCTGTTAGAGAAGGGAGCAGACTTCAGCGGCGAAAGTGTCCTCCAACGTGAATTCGACCTGGTTGGCGAGGTGACCCAGGTGAAGGTTCAGCTGGCGTTCTCCACGAACGAACTCCGTCAGCGGACGACAGCTCTTTTGCTGCTGCAAACTGAGAACAAGTAAGCTCTCGGCGATCCTTTCCTGTTCGAGCCCTGGATGTCTTTCGAGAACCTTTTCTTTCCAGAAGAAGCTACTACTTGCTGGTTGCCATGACGTCTGAAGGCCAGCTGATATTCGAGGAGGACCGAGAGGGTTCCGCTTATGGGGTACGCCTCAACGATAGGAACTTCCTCAATGGCGCCAGGCACAGTGTCTACTACGATCGTGATAACAATACAGCCACTCTATTGGTACGTTCTTCGCGTTTCTCTACGTATACCAGGTCACAGTGGATGTTGTGGTCGCGTTGCCGGCAGATATTGTTGGAAATCCGTTTTTCCgcttgcagatcgatcgtgagCCAGTACAGCTGCTGCCTATCCCAGTGCTTAACCTGggagacgacgaagacgagagTCCGGGTGTCACAGAGATACAATTGGGCGGGCTGAACACGACGGACTCGCGGTTCAGCGCGTACAAAGGCTACACCGGGTGTCTCAGCAGTGAGTGGCGCGCTTAATTCATTATTCTAAAACGAAAGTCTGCGATCCCATTACCGATCATCCACAGTAACGTGCGATCGCCGTTCTAATAGGATACTGTCTTTCTTATGTTAGACAAAACGATCGTCAGCCACATTGCGAATTCGAAATGACGGATACCCTCTTCTTGTAGACGTCGTGGTATCGATCAACGGAGGCCCTGGCATGAAGCCACTCGAGGAATATATGCTATTTACGAAACAGGGAAGCGAAACCGTCAGGGCGACGATACCTGCCGGCGTCAGGAGCGCTCAGTGCGCTGTCTTTCACGCACAGCCACGCGGCCTCGACCCACCTAGGAACGACAGCGTGGTAAGGAACCACATACCTATCCTTTTATCAGGGCAGTTAAGCTTCCCACTGTCCACCACCACAGTGGAATGTGAAATGACCGTTCACAGGTAGCAAATGATCTCTGATAGATCTGCCTGTTAATAACATCACAGTAGTTACACTGGTCTACATTAACACTTCTGTTTTTCACCATCTTCTCATCGTAACACCAATATTTCCACCTAATATTAGCAAAGCGAATCAAGACCTTCGGATCCCTAAAGTGCAAGCTTCCTAGAGAACAAGTAGAAAGTCCAATTTAATTCTTGTGTACTAGTTAGTAGCTTAGGCCCACCAGCTAGGAAAGATCTTAAGGGAGCTGAAATTTTCTGTCAAAGGGTCGTGACAGAGCCTGGGTGGAGGATCCACCAGAGAGGGTACTGTACAAGTCTCAGTATTCCGACACGACACAGGAGGAGCAGGGTGCTGGTACTTACATCTTCATCGCTCTGTGTTGCGTGTTTGTGACAGCGGTGATTGGCTGTATCTATGAGGTCTGGCGAAGCGCCAGGAAAGACCGACGTCGTGGAGGAGCATCTGGAGCTGCAGCAGCAGCGACAGTGCCTGCTTCTACCTCCCAAAGATGGCAGTCGCAACAGTACACAGAGCCGCTGGCAGGTGGCGTGAAAACGGTGGGCTTCAAAAACGTGAATGAAGATGAAAAGAGACCTAATGGCACTCACATGAAGCCCCAGAGCAAAGATTACAAACCACTGCCCAACGCTGAGTCAAAAGACTTAATTAATGATAAAAAGGTTCATATAAAAGGTACGTTCACTGAAGCGTGTGCTTTCTTTTGGAATTTAAAGTTTGGCTCGAGGTAACAGCAAGCGAGCTGATACTTGGAGGGTGTTCTTCGTTACTTTCTGGTCTACTTGATTCGGCATAGCTCTGAGCAAATCGATTGAGGCTCATCACTTTGTTAATCTATTGAAAGATTAGGTGATGTGCCATACAAGTCCCTTTATAAGTAAATGCTTTGACAAAATGATTTGCAaacttaataatttaaatccCAGTTTGAGAAtcgtgtttttaaaatattcccttCGCTCTTGAACAACTGTGTTTCTATTTAAGGGATTTCTCAAAGAAACATTGTTTCTATCTTACAGCAGATGACGAATCAGAGAAGGAGGAACTCCTAGGGGTAAATACAGGCATCATCACTAAACCTCCGAAACCAAATCCATtcgtaaagattttttcttttttttataagaattacATATTAAGTTCCAAGTGGCATGCAAAGTGGATCATACATTTTTCTGTCATTGTAACTCTTCGAACACACATGTATGATGTCTAATAATTAAATCGACTGAAGAGTTTTCTTTCAAAAGTCACTGTGTCTACTTTGCAGGCTCGCTCTGAAAAGCTTAACAAGATTTTGAAATGAACACTGACCTAATAATTTAGCTGTAACTGTTTATACATATCTAGTTGATCGAAATTTTGACTGATATTTTTTAGCTTGAGTTGCCAATTTTCCATACAAATGTGCAGAACTAAatactaaatatttaatattgtaGTTGAAGTAGTGCATACAGATATAATtaatcgtaaatttattaataatctgtttcttttttaaatacaacTTTTAAGTACAGTGATAATCACAAGAATGTTTAAAAGGTGAATGGTAACAAATTTACCACGATTTGATGCAAAAGAACCTCTTTAGGTCAGAAAGAATTTGGGGATTCCAAATTTCATGATACCAACATAACAGATAAAATTTAGTATTACAGAACTTACATGCACACATAGAAGCACCACTTTTGGACTTCCTGTTGATCATTACTGTAGATACATTTTACTTGCTATATTTTAAATGTTAcaataattcaataaaaaatatattacatcaGAAATCTCAAAGATTGTTTGAGCTTAGACATTGAATAATATCGATTATGAGTATTAAATCCTTCCCTTATAGTCAATGGAGGATCTCCAAGAAGAACCAGAACTAGAGGaacgcgaagaagaagaagcaggtgAAGAGTATGAAGAAGAAGCGGGTGAAGAatacgaagaggacgaagacgaagatgaagaaggagaagaagacgaTTCGAAAGTACAGCATGAGGATGAGAAGGAAAGCGATCAACCGAAAACGGAAAATACTGATGACAATGATTTTGTGAAGTCGGTAAGAAAAACAAAAAGTTATTCCTTGAATAGATAGATCTTTAATATTTAGGAGTCTTCTGTGAAATTTTCtcttatataaaaagaaattaaacctCTATATTCGAAGGCTGTTGAAGCACTAAAAATTATGTTACAAGGTGAATTATTtctgaaatataaatttattcacttaaataaataatgtggGAAAAGTTGATTACAGAAGACTGCAGTAATTCATAATCATCAAATACAGTTCATATTCAATTTTGCCATGTTCAAGGACTGACCTCGATTCTACTTAAGAATAAATATCTTCACATCCGTTtgatatattcattaatactgCGATGCGACGCACCAATGTTGTTCGTTCCTATTATCACGCACTTGTTATTATTTATCTTTGTCAGCTTTGTCTGTTCTTCTCATCTCTCCCCCCATAAATGTGCAATATTGATTATACTATAAAAGCACCAAATAAAACacccttgaaaaaaaaaactatttccgGAACATTGTGAGAGCTCACTCCTTGAAACCCTCATGAACCGAATTGTTGCCAAAAGCCACTTAGAGAACAAAATTGAGAAACCTGAAAGTGCTAAATGCGGAGAGCATAATCACGAACGTGTGATACTTGCAGACAGAAAATTCGTCTAGGATAAGCATTGAGGACAACGATCAATCATTAGACACCAGTCCCAAACACGATGACGTAAAAATACTTTACGAAGTCTAGAGGTATCATTATTATCGCAGAGCTTGTTGCATCACTCCTTTCTACATTCTCTACCTTGCCATCTAATTCCGGGAAAATATAATCCACGTTTGCATGTTGTATTGGAAAAACTTTCACCAGCTTACGGCTCGAGTTATCTATAATTTATTTTCCGCATGTTGCATTTTCCCTGAATTCCTTTTACCACCGGAAACCTCAACATATTTTATATTGAATTTTCACCCTATTTAGGAGAACACGTGTAATAGTATGGGACAGCGATTGACAATCAAAGATTCGTCTTCAGGTCAGTACTAGCTGTATTGAACACTGAAACTATTTTGTCTGATTAATCAcaagtagaattaattacagTTTAACCATTCTTTCATAATCTAAATGTAGACTTAGAATTGGCGAGCTTGGAATTAGAAAGACCAAATTCTCACCTATGAACAGACAAAATACATTTTGTATTCATTATTAATTGAATTTAATCTCTGCTTACAAGgagagtttcccaggtgtctgcctccgattactttggtttttagatatgtattttcatattAAGTTTTACTCagcacaattttgtaccccttacGAACTTtgtggggtggtttcaccccctaaacatgcaaactgatcgaaataaaaagacacctctttcttattttttggtcctctaaaacatatccaaaaaccgaagcAATCCGAGTCGAACACCTGGGAAACTCTCCTTGTTATATAGTTAAAATGAAACAGATTTTAGTGCTCGTTTTCAACTTTCTAGATGCTCCGAGGCCTTTGATTATCAATCTACAGCCTATCTTTCTGTCAGACGATCGGAGAACATTTGGGAGTCCACTAAATTATCTTGGGGCTACGAAATTCCATCCGAGAAACAGAAACTCCATAGAATCAGTATTGTCTCTGGATTAATCGCTTTTTCGTTAAAATCCCTCGTAAAATCGTAAGCGAATTGAAAAACTTGTATTTCATATCCTATATTAAGCGTTGAACGACAATTACCAGATCCGAAaggttttaatacttttcgatcgaaaaatggaaatatacACGGTAATTTGTGAggaatataaatttttctttgtcagaatataaaaatatgtaatttctTTTACAAATTACCCTGTATCTGAAATATCTGTGTACTTTTTAATGCAAAGGATCAAGACCGATTTTTAACGAACCCTCGAATTTCAAATTCTCCCGCGGCGCGGTGCCGCGTTACCGAAAAACGCGCGAAACGCTCTCCCAACGACGATGTGAAATTTTGATGACTGAGTGATTGAATATGATGCGAGCAGAgttattgcataaaaatgtaTACACGATACATGGGAACAAACGACtagattaaatattttaatataggtTCTTTGTTCATGAACGCAAcattgtaatataatttattttagaaataaGTAGCACATACCCATCGAAGAATGTAGATTGAGACCAGCAAGAGATATTTTCCGTCTGCTCTCTGCGTTGAATGTCGATCGGAAGGGGAACTTGTTCATTTTTGACGCCATAACTGaaggaaagtaataaaattatttctgataCGTTCGTGGTTTTACATTGGCATTCCTGTGAATATTTCTGGACTTACATGGTAGTATggcgcgaactgacgccagcgccaagccagccgagtggccccaacgcgaagcaaaccacggccaaccagcgtcgccgagaaatagattgtcgacgctggttagcCGTGAttagcttcgcgttggggccactcggctggcttggcgctggcgtcagttcgcgcaccactaaccaccgctcctgtaggtgtttcccccccatcactgcggccccatagCGTCTAAGGCcgatattcatagtcgctacttgttcttaagcaaatgcttaagtattcggcattctttactagctactaggttaatagaggatgccgcatacttaagcatttgcttaaaaatatgTAGCAACTATGTATACCGACCTAAATCTGCATATCACTCCTcttcagggatcggcgggcttaagttACGCTGGATGGAGGGAGAAACACGTACAGGAGCGGTGCTTACATGTGCATGAACTGCcctgcgtcagtcacgtacCATTACCTTCGCTCCTGTAGGCGTTACCCCcagggggccaagcttccctcttacgaaagttgaagcagagtttgtagcgcctcctaccaatgaggtgcgtactaaactgtgaatgtgtgaattggtgcgaatcgggacgtatgtgtatgtgtatacgtgtaatgtaccgtttactttaaaacctgtccacggatcgtcgcgccagcgacacgtatgcagcagatagaaggataaacgttgaaattgaatatttcttcttttcttaggaaaagaaaatatattcaattgctttgtatatccttctatctgctgcatacgcgtcactgacgcgacaatccatggtcagacggccttagaaagggtaaaccagggaaagtgaggatacttcctcgtgtctgcgccaaacatttctaaatgacgacggtcgtcatggtaacatttcaccaacgtcgaaaggttgtgtgtcgtgctcactgatacacgtaggtatgtgtgtgtgatgtacctagcgcctcctaccaatacggtgctaactaaacgggaaaacttcagccaaacaaagacggcttggtccccctgggtggcacagaaccttccttaaaatgtaggcctatcttacctacgctttgtctaaatctatatcttctttttggtaaaagaagaatttggtcccctgctacggaaagactgtaagaatgacgcataacacctctagggccggtatgaacgtgacgcggtagtcagactgtccattttcccaatttttgataaccacaaaccgaaccaacaaatttgctcatgaagaatcaccactaacatatcgaattgacaagctgtgtatttaaaagcagtctagcacaccacttttacctgtcacatcgcttatcgtttcgacgttgtgaaaacgagtattaagattcgaatcgtttattttattattacgtttaaagaaataggaaagaagatacaataaacaaaagttccttaaaataatgcaaggaaatgtgaaaagaataaaataatgttgagaaggaagttgatgtattcaacatcttgtactgatgtcgataattccaattatacttgttataaagtaattatgtataaggattgtgcaggtgtgaaataaaaaaatttaataaatttaaccgagaatacctcgtccgtggtcgcattcaactttatcgatacagaatcgtttacgggagcacagacgaggtataggatagacctatcaaccaatgcatttttctgtcaccggtttgggggagtcctagaaccaccttaccatttttgtgtcgcatgcaacgttaccgatgaagctacgaaacagattgtaacgctacgtgtggtaggaattagaattcaagaagtcagtcgaaacccgcgatttacaaatgattctgttagagtaacaatttaaagatcgttttataaacgtattccgtgcaacgaccgagaaagaaggatcgcaacaaaacaagaacacatacgccttttaaccttgctattctattcaggtttatttaacgccaaacaaatttatttaacataaaaatttatataaacaacaacattatttgtggaagacatgtgttcatgagttcaaaatcatcgaagaaatcgacgaaatgaaataaatcacgcaaaaccatcgaagaaatgcatgaaatagaataaatcatgtaaaaccatcgaagaaatacctacctgaaagagaataaaattctgattagatgtctagaccgaaccaaactcactgaatgtaagtttcgctcgatctggacccttaaactagatcgtaggctttagcttgatatcgttttgcaagtcgcaatgcttgagaaacgttaccaaggaaccgggcacaccaacgcggaggtacctacgaaagtgacccatcccgaaacaaacaccgatcccatccaccctccatttcaataaactcatcgcgtccgtcattgcttgcaatgagggaaacgatgatttgactctactattagtgacaaccgcgaacgcgaaagcgaaatcgaaagagagatagactgacgattatcgtcgatctctctgcacttatacaaggtactcgtattctacattctacagcatgcatgcaagaacatcttagctagctaccaagctagcataattctaggccctctctagggcccacgagctaggccctctctagggcccatgactaggaccctctctagggcctatgccgaaggccctctctagggcccatgactaggaccctctctagggcccatgattaggaccctctctagggcccacgagctaggccctctctagggcccatgactaggaccctctctagggcctatgccgaaggccctctctagggcccctgttctgggccctctctagggcccacaagctaggtcctttctaggacctaaaataccaagcagctgaaaattgaagctaatcgaaaattttactttactttcgcgatgaaaaagcaattagagcaccggtgctctggacaaatttccgatacgcaaaaggttgattttactttcgcgacgaaaaatcaacacgagcttccgtgctctgtataaatcatagatccgcaaaaatttgactgtaaattcgcggtaataaaactctacacaagagccgcggcgctcttgaaaatatatggacgcgaaaaaagcgtggactctacgatcgcattaccggcgaccataaaagatcttgctggaatgcaagattgctaggaagactagtttcattgagacccatttcaaaaaatttcgcggtgactctacttgacttgatcgatccgattattttacgaattattattaatcgatataaaattgtaagaatcgcgagcaacgattgtattggtttatctattatttttattttgagacagacacatgcatgtcactatctacgagtaccttgtatggtcagctctatcgatgctgct from Andrena cerasifolii isolate SP2316 chromosome 13, iyAndCera1_principal, whole genome shotgun sequence includes:
- the Axo gene encoding axotactin isoform X2, which translates into the protein MFGESKQAAMSEQNKRIFRVLVWANVYVYAMVLANVTDSSELDLSDDLDMFTTTKRTFPDRCLVKTEPGPCKQYVHKWTFNKTEGKCRMFPYGGCLGNENRFNSEAECLHYCVGGPEHTLPPYLVTKGSVFVTSTTTTSTLPSTTVTTPRPTFAPPEPTRPPVPKYKRGKELTFMESGYEKTFMFAQSNTFIQLDGPGIKPFQLRLCREISFKFRTKLPHGLLVYHSVKDRPESLDPYALYVIVEKGQLKVVHVFGKRSTSLTVGEGLNRDEWHSVLVRIDVHGAKLIARVDDQQEETTLKVLEHVVNYGVSEELASVVLIGGLSSEERLHGVKYIIESFVGCIRDMVLSSGKSASDLLPIQPLIATKHENVQEGCIDKCRTRENLCFISSQCVNHYNSLTCDCFGTKYEGERCDVYTATILTLRGSSYVSFRVYDWKDRVHSSVNRISLAFKTKWEDSALFYASGEIDGTPHYVAASIMNGSVHVELDFGHNSKIIAVLGDYVTSNHWNNLTIFHNGTLVFVSLDDEIKVLEVPGENYNMIIDPEIYIGGGPELHKRKGLLSHNNFAGSLKYVFFNDKSIIYELKRSNPMVHYIGVLEPEYYEADVDVIPITYPFAGSHIWWPIAQTDSLKLNFDFKSSKPVAVVASGDVRSNRGLGYWELRLVNDEIRFQLIPVVSENITVSAAVKFPPYNTSWHAVELNYTKGELSVLVDYRNKQSKLFSMTFELGDKVIIGSGKSNAGLVGCMREIRVNDERIEPRYVVNTERVIGEVALDNCQFVDPCTRPNTCEHGGKCSVKEDRITCDCTDTGYIGKNCHFAQYRKTCEELALLGYTQDDVYKIDIDGNGRFPPALVKCEFQSIEDSTKTIVEHNLPSQVDVRSIAESDFSFNIKYRQFTAEMLQELISHSLYCSQYVKYDCYKAPLELHSATWFLSSKGTTVDYIGNVNRGSCPCGMNRTCVDPNLSCNCDVSAGTAGKWLSDEGYYETPDSLGITGMVFLQQRELEEDAQGRITLGPLECVETNTQKYVVTFTTSQSYIEVPGWRKGDIAFSFRTTGEKAILLYQPPIRSNYPSFMVALTSEYRLTFNFTLNTGTIRELEVKSRRKLNNGEWQKIWIDYNDYHVRFMINTDFQMVDLLPEEEFGPFEGSMFIGGATAEHLRTSSVRQGLIGCFRGLVVNGEILDIHSYMSVHLSEIIKDCKPSCQPNKCQNGARCVELWSNFECVCENRWAHLGTYCERNINSKALTFTSQGAYLKKNYFGTDEEDEEKLLLKSILLQNILINLRTYDTHSLILYANDHLNNFAHLYISNGTSIVYLFNAGNEIKNITMEYPDVNTGISVQIAIIRNEKSTTLHVNEYNITVNATPVLLDTYSNKPWVNPEKEVLAPQRPPAPPTSYFQVNLGGFDTDDLLRVGKEGVLIKGYVGCLRGLMIGEYLVDLPSLANEANHEGSKGVLPNCQMKCDAVPCKNLGICTEDFGRQESSCNCELTSYFGEHCADEKGADFSGESVLQREFDLVGEVTQVKVQLAFSTNELRQRTTALLLLQTENKSYYLLVAMTSEGQLIFEEDREGSAYGVRLNDRNFLNGARHSVYYDRDNNTATLLIDREPVQLLPIPVLNLGDDEDESPGVTEIQLGGLNTTDSRFSAYKGYTGCLSNVVVSINGGPGMKPLEEYMLFTKQGSETVRATIPAGVRSAQCAVFHAQPRGLDPPRNDSVGRDRAWVEDPPERVLYKSQYSDTTQEEQGAGTYIFIALCCVFVTAVIGCIYEVWRSARKDRRRGGASGAAAAATVPASTSQRWQSQQYTEPLAGGVKTVGFKNVNEDEKRPNGTHMKPQSKDYKPLPNAESKDLINDKKVHIKADDESEKEELLGVNTGIITKPPKPNPFSMEDLQEEPELEEREEEEAGEEYEEEAGEEYEEDEDEDEEGEEDDSKVQHEDEKESDQPKTENTDDNDFVKSENTCNSMGQRLTIKDSSSDAPRPLIINLQPIFLSDDRRTFGSPLNYLGATKFHPRNRNSIESVLSLD